The Desulfococcus multivorans DNA window CTCGTTGTACAATTCAATCGTCGTCAACCACAAATCCGCGGAAACATCGACGTAGGCATCGACACTCAAACGCAATCTGGGTTCCACGAAAATGCCGGCGTTGGCGTCGATTTCCAAACCCCTGGTGGGCATCCAGCCCACGTTGACATTGGCTTCGAGGGCACCCTGGAGCCCCAATTCACCGCTGACTTCCAGACCCGCCGTTGCGCTGACGACGGGAATGCCCGCGCCGATCCCTCCCCGCACGAACAGCCGCAGACCGGCGTCCGCCGGAACATACAATTGCCCGCGTCCGGTGACGTGCGTCTGGTCTTCATGGTCGGGATTGTAGGTGATGCCGAGACTCAGCTCCCGCAATTGGCCGGGACCGAAGCCGGCGCTGACATCGACACCGCCGCCGATGGTCGCGAATATACCGATGCGCTGCCCGGCCACGGCCACCCCCACGATGGGAATGTCGATATTGATGGTGAAGATATTCTTCTCAACCAAACGACGCGGAAACAGATCGACGGTGTTGGGCAGCGCAATCTCGCCGCGCAGTTCGATTTCAGCATTGGGCAGCAATGTGATGCCGACCGTCCCCTGCAGCCACGGGGTGAGCTGAACCGTCACCTGTCCGCCGCCGTAAGCACGGACGTTGGCGGGTTCGGGATCACCGGTGGGCTGGTTGCTCTCGGGGTCCACCGGGCGGTTGGTGGCGCCCAGGGTCAATTCGCCGCTGAGCATGCCGCGACTGTAGGCGGCGGTCACGTTGGCATCAAAAATACCGTCGTCGTAACTGAGTCTGACCTGCGAGTTGATGCCCGGTATGGCGGGTTGCGCCGTTCCGGTTGCGCTCACTTTGTAACCGCCGTCGGGCCTGCGTTGAACTTCAGCTTCAAGACTGCCGCTCCGCAGGCCGGGAACTTCGCCCAATTGAAGCGAGCCGCCGATCATCAGTCCTTCTTCTTCGGAGTAGGTCAGACTCAAGCCTGCATTCTGGATGCCTGGTGCGGCGAATTGCGCCGTGCCGCTCGCCGTGATCGTGTCGTTTTCATAGCCGATGGTGAACGCCGCGCTGCGGATGCCGTTGATCCTGCCGCTCGGGATGCCGATGGTCCCGCGGGCGCCGAACGCTTCATCCGCGTACCACATTTCAATACGAGCGGGGTCAAAGAGCTCGGTATCAAAATTGAACTCACCGCCCAGCTGAAAACCCCCTTGCCGGCCGCCCGGAATGCCGGTCCTTGCCCCACCTCGAATATTCCCGGTGCCCAGTCGGTTAATTTCAAAATCCATCGAGCCGTTGACAAACAGGCCTTGTGCGGTGCTGACGCCCAACGTGACGCTTGACGCAGTAACGTCGACAGGGCCCGGTATGGTGAACTCGCCGATGTCAAAGGTCTTCTGGATGCTCAGTTCACCACCCTCGACAAACACATCGATATCCGCCTGTTGGATGAGAGGGATGGTCGGCAACAATTTGCCCTGAATGAAAACACCCTTTTCAGGTTCGATGCCGATGTTCGTAATTTGAATGGGACTCGCATCGGGCACGCTGAGTTCAGGGCGGTGAGCATCGAATGAACTTTGATTGACGGCACCGGCGTACTGATAGGTGCCGATCCTGTCAATGCTCAGGAAATTGCGCGGCTGTTCAGCGCCGCCTTCCAGATTGTATTGGCGATTCCTGCCGCCGCGACCATATCGGATAAAATAATACCCACCGATTTGCCCCTTTGAGGTCGCATTGACATCGGGATTGAAAGTGATTTCACTGATGGAAAATCCTGCGATCTGATCTTTCCGTGCGGCACCCACATTCCAACTCTGCTGGGTTGTCAGAGGCTTTTTCTCTGCCGGAACCGGTAGAATAGCTCGATAAAGCGCGTTGTTGCGCCCATAGATGACAACTTGCTGGTCTGATCCCGATATTTCTTCGCTGATGCCCCGATGCGGCGACAGGATTGGATTGGCCGGGTTTGGATTGTTAATATCTATGATTTCGATGTTCCGCCCGGTGCGAGGGCGGTTGAACACCTGAAAATGCTCTCCGCGCTGTATCTGTCCCCATGTCCAGTATTTGACGCGTGTTCCGCTATTTCCGCCGCCCTTGCTGAAATCCTTGAAATAGATATTGTACCTTTCAAGAATCGCTCTTTCATTCAAGGTGCGAATTTTCTCGACATCGTTATATCGGGTATCACCGGCCCCCTCTGCGAGCGTCACGCTACCGTGTTTCCTGCTGATGGATCTCCTGATATACTGGTCGATCAGACTACCGCTCTGGTTGTTGGTTGAAGCGTCGAGCAGGATGACGTTGCCGTCTTCTGAAAAAACATCGCTCCCGTGCGCCCACCCCCAGTTCCCCGGATAAGCACCGGAGACCTGCAATTCGACAATGTGGTCTACTTCGAATTCCTGGAATGCGCCGGATGCGTTCCACTTCGGACGCTTGATGCTTGAGATCAATTCGCTCGCCGTTCCATGATACCCTGCGTCTCCCCCACCTCGTTTAAAGCGGATCGTGTATACGGTTGTCTGATCAAGTCCGAGCAATGGATTTGCCGGAGTCGACGGTTGTGATCCGGGCGTCATGGCGCCGTCCCACTTGCCGCTCGCATCACGTGGACGGCTTGCGGATTGATAGCGGTGATCACGGTACAGACGATTGCCTTGATTTGCCGGCTGATATTTCGACAACAAATATTCGTCGTATTTAAAAGCGGGTAATGACAGAGCAGCCATATGGATGCGCGGCAATCGTCTGCCCGGAAGCGGGTCACTGCTCACTTCCAATGAACCGTCACTCGACGCCGCGATTACATCCGAGGAACTCCCGGATGATCCGCCGCCGTTTTCACCATTGGCGCGCTGGATGACATCGCGCTGGATGGGTTGTTGCCGTTGCCGGCCTGTTGTAGCGGCTGCACCCTGTTGAATGGTGTGGGTCAGTTCATGCGCGAGCAGATCGCGACCGGCGCTGGTCTGGGGTTGATATTGCCCCTGCCCGAAGAAGATGTGCCGTCCCTGGGTGAACGCCCGGGAGTTCATCTGACCGGCGATTCGAGCGGCTTCCGCATCATCGTGAACCCGGATCTGACCGAAATCGGCCCCGAAGCGCGGTTCGAAGTAGTCGCGCGTTTCTTTGTCCAGGGGACGACCGCCGCCCTGCATCAATTGCTGGATGCGTTCCTCCATTTGCGGTGAGAGACGCCCTTCCCTGTCCGGCCGAGCGGAGCGGGTCTGCAGATCCTCTTCTCCCGCCTCGAGTTCCTGCCGCTGGATGCGTCTGGGCTGGATTTCCTCCGCTTCTTCGTTTTCCGCCTGCCGCTGGATGCGTCTGGGCTGGATTTCCTCCTCTTCTTCGCTTTCCGTCTGCCGCTGGATGCGTTTGGCCTGGATTTCTTTCTCTTCGTCGCTTTCCGTCTGCCGCTGGATGCGTCTGGCCTGGATTTCCTCCGCTTCTTCGCTTTCCGCCTGCCGCTGGATGCGTTTGGCCTGGATTTCTTGCTCTTCGTCGCTTTCCGTCTGCCGCTGGATGCGTCTGGGCTGGATTTCTTTCTCTTCGTCAGGCGTTTCCCGGCGTTGAACAAGAGGGGTGACCTGTTCAGCGATTCCGGCTTCCTGTTGATCAGCGCGATGTTCGGGTATGGCGGCCACACGCCGTGCCATCTCGTCCGCTTCGGACTCGTACTGGTCGTTGGCGGGCGCGACACGCAGCTGATATTGCCGCAACATATTTCCGACGCCGCCCGATGCCTGTTCGCGGGAATGCTTTCGCCGGGATAAAGGACGGGCAGTGGAAGTGCTTTTGCCGGATTTTTTTTGTCTTTGTTTCGCCATGGCGACCTCTCCTCCCTACCCAGGATTTTGCCGAATGGCTTGTACGATGCGACGGGCGATTTCACGGGCAATTTCCTGCATGTCGTAAATATCGCTCACGGTCACGGGCGGCATGTCTACCCGAACAATCTCATGGGCGTCAATCCGACCTGTCGCTACGGCGCCCTGTAATTCCTCCTGAAGCGCACGCTCCAGCATGCTGCGAAACATACCGGCTCCTCCGGCCCATGTGCCGGGCGCATCGATGCGGAGTCGTTTGATTTCCAGCTGCAGTGCCATCAGTATGCTCCGAATACGGCATCGGTGTCCAATTTATCAAGCTTGGCATATTCACGGCGCGCCGCTGCAATGAAATGCTTCATCTCGACGACACCGCCGTCTGCAGCGGCAAGGAAGGCGGCGTTGAGGGCGATCGTATGAATATTGCCGCCGGCGATTTCCATCTGCGCCAGCTGGTTGTAATCCAAACCGCCCACAGGCACATGCTGCGGAAGCACCCGCTGCCAGATCCGCCGTCGGCTGTCCGTATTGGGAAAGGGGAAATCCACTACGAAGCGCAGCCGCCTCAGAAATGCGCGGTCGACGGCTTGCCGTCGATTGGTTGCCAGGATCGCCAACCCACTGTAATTTTCCATGAGCTGCAGCAGATAATTGACTTCAATGTTGGCATAGCGGTCATGGCTGTCTTTGACATCGGTGCGCTTGCCAAAAAGCGCGTCCGCTTCGTCAAAGAACAGGATTGTGCCGCCCTGTTCGGCAGCCGTGAAAATACGTCGCAGATTTTTCTCGGTTTCACCCACATATTTGTTGACCACGCCTGCCAGATCGATGCGATAGAGCGGCAAATCGAGTTCAGCGGCGAGTATCTCGGCCGCCATG harbors:
- a CDS encoding DUF4157 domain-containing protein, which produces MLRQYQLRVAPANDQYESEADEMARRVAAIPEHRADQQEAGIAEQVTPLVQRRETPDEEKEIQPRRIQRQTESDEEQEIQAKRIQRQAESEEAEEIQARRIQRQTESDEEKEIQAKRIQRQTESEEEEEIQPRRIQRQAENEEAEEIQPRRIQRQELEAGEEDLQTRSARPDREGRLSPQMEERIQQLMQGGGRPLDKETRDYFEPRFGADFGQIRVHDDAEAARIAGQMNSRAFTQGRHIFFGQGQYQPQTSAGRDLLAHELTHTIQQGAAATTGRQRQQPIQRDVIQRANGENGGGSSGSSSDVIAASSDGSLEVSSDPLPGRRLPRIHMAALSLPAFKYDEYLLSKYQPANQGNRLYRDHRYQSASRPRDASGKWDGAMTPGSQPSTPANPLLGLDQTTVYTIRFKRGGGDAGYHGTASELISSIKRPKWNASGAFQEFEVDHIVELQVSGAYPGNWGWAHGSDVFSEDGNVILLDASTNNQSGSLIDQYIRRSISRKHGSVTLAEGAGDTRYNDVEKIRTLNERAILERYNIYFKDFSKGGGNSGTRVKYWTWGQIQRGEHFQVFNRPRTGRNIEIIDINNPNPANPILSPHRGISEEISGSDQQVVIYGRNNALYRAILPVPAEKKPLTTQQSWNVGAARKDQIAGFSISEITFNPDVNATSKGQIGGYYFIRYGRGGRNRQYNLEGGAEQPRNFLSIDRIGTYQYAGAVNQSSFDAHRPELSVPDASPIQITNIGIEPEKGVFIQGKLLPTIPLIQQADIDVFVEGGELSIQKTFDIGEFTIPGPVDVTASSVTLGVSTAQGLFVNGSMDFEINRLGTGNIRGGARTGIPGGRQGGFQLGGEFNFDTELFDPARIEMWYADEAFGARGTIGIPSGRINGIRSAAFTIGYENDTITASGTAQFAAPGIQNAGLSLTYSEEEGLMIGGSLQLGEVPGLRSGSLEAEVQRRPDGGYKVSATGTAQPAIPGINSQVRLSYDDGIFDANVTAAYSRGMLSGELTLGATNRPVDPESNQPTGDPEPANVRAYGGGQVTVQLTPWLQGTVGITLLPNAEIELRGEIALPNTVDLFPRRLVEKNIFTINIDIPIVGVAVAGQRIGIFATIGGGVDVSAGFGPGQLRELSLGITYNPDHEDQTHVTGRGQLYVPADAGLRLFVRGGIGAGIPVVSATAGLEVSGELGLQGALEANVNVGWMPTRGLEIDANAGIFVEPRLRLSVDAYVDVSADLWLTTIELYNERWNLAAVEYGSNLRFGINFPIHYREGEPFDVSLDDVEFTVPDIDARSLITGVLDQF